Proteins from a single region of Symphalangus syndactylus isolate Jambi chromosome 12, NHGRI_mSymSyn1-v2.1_pri, whole genome shotgun sequence:
- the CDC42SE1 gene encoding CDC42 small effector protein 1, whose translation MSEFWHKLGCCVVEKPQPKKKRRRIDRTMIGEPMNFVHLTHIGSGEMGAGDGLAMTGAVQEQMRSKGNRDRPWSNSRGL comes from the exons ATGAGTGAATTTTGGCACAAACTGGGCTGCTGTGTGGTAGAGAAACCCCAGCCG aagaagaagagaagacgGATTGACCGGACCATGATTGGGGAACCAATGAATTTTGTCCACCTGACTCACATTGGCTCAGGGGAGATGGGGGCCGGAGATGGACTTGCCATG ACAGGTGCAGTTCAGGAGCAGATGAGATCCAAGGGAAACCGAGATAGGCCATGGAGCAATTCTAGGGGCTTATAG